A region from the Altererythrobacter sp. H2 genome encodes:
- the tsaD gene encoding tRNA (adenosine(37)-N6)-threonylcarbamoyltransferase complex transferase subunit TsaD produces the protein MGLVLGIESSCDETAAALVTTGRVILAQRIASQDAEHAPYGGVVPEIAARAHVERLAPMIEAVLADAGVELRDCDAIAATAGPGLIGGVMVGLVTAKALAMASAVPLIAVNHLEGHALSPRLADPGLEFPYALLLVSGGHCQILRVDGVGQYRRIATTIDDALGEAFDKTAKILGLGFPGGPAVERLAQQGDPRAVPLPRPLKGSAEPHFSFAGLKSAVLRASESGLHADADIAASFQQAALDCVLDRLTRALDAMEPVPALVVAGGVAANQRIRTALEELADERGMRFVAPPLALCTDNAAMIAWAGCERLGLTDFRADPLDFVARPRWPLDPLAEPVRGAGYKA, from the coding sequence ATGGGCCTGGTCCTCGGCATAGAATCAAGCTGCGACGAGACGGCAGCAGCCCTGGTGACCACCGGGCGGGTGATTCTCGCCCAGCGGATTGCCAGCCAGGACGCGGAACACGCCCCCTACGGCGGCGTCGTGCCGGAAATCGCCGCCCGCGCCCATGTCGAGCGGCTGGCTCCGATGATCGAGGCCGTGCTGGCCGATGCCGGGGTCGAACTGCGCGATTGCGATGCCATTGCCGCCACCGCCGGGCCCGGCCTGATCGGCGGGGTGATGGTGGGGCTGGTCACGGCCAAGGCGCTGGCCATGGCCAGCGCAGTGCCGCTGATCGCGGTGAACCATCTGGAAGGGCATGCCCTGTCCCCCCGGCTGGCCGATCCGGGGCTTGAATTTCCCTATGCCCTGCTGCTGGTTTCGGGCGGACATTGCCAGATCCTGCGGGTGGACGGGGTTGGCCAGTATCGCCGCATCGCCACCACGATCGACGATGCGCTGGGCGAAGCCTTTGACAAGACCGCCAAGATCCTCGGCCTCGGCTTTCCCGGCGGCCCGGCGGTAGAGCGGCTGGCGCAGCAAGGCGATCCGCGCGCCGTTCCCCTGCCCCGCCCGCTCAAAGGCAGCGCCGAGCCGCATTTCAGCTTCGCCGGGCTGAAGAGCGCGGTTCTGCGGGCCAGCGAAAGCGGGCTTCACGCTGACGCCGATATTGCCGCCAGCTTCCAGCAGGCCGCGCTCGACTGCGTGCTCGACCGGCTGACCCGCGCGCTTGACGCGATGGAGCCGGTCCCGGCGCTGGTCGTGGCGGGCGGCGTGGCGGCCAACCAGCGCATCCGCACCGCGCTGGAGGAACTGGCGGACGAGCGGGGAATGCGTTTCGTTGCCCCGCCACTGGCCCTGTGTACCGACAATGCCGCGATGATCGCCTGGGCGGGATGCGAGCGGTTGGGGCTGACGGATTTCCGCGCCGACCCGCTCGATTTCGTCGCCCGCCCGCGCTGGCCGCTCGATCCGCTGGCTGAACCGGTGCGCGGTGCGGGGTACAAGGCATGA
- a CDS encoding NAD(P)H-dependent glycerol-3-phosphate dehydrogenase, translating to MSAASERVGVIGAGAWGTALAQMLASDGREVILWALEPELVEAINRDRRNPLYLPSATLADTLKATGDLADLAACETVLAVTPAQHLARVLGGLAPAPRDLVLCSKGIEAGSGRLMNHVASEAMPQSAVAVLSGPTFAHEVAAGLPTAVTLACSGGQAQWARLAPAIARPAFRPYYSDDVTGAEIGGAVKNVLAIACGVVDGLGLGQNARAALIARGYAEMLRFGEALGARAETLSGLCGLGDLVLTCSSTASRNFSLGKALGEGGSAAALMADRRTVAEGAHTAPVLRDLARQHGVDMPIVAGVTDLLAGAPAVAVVTALLNRPLRAESHPAA from the coding sequence ATGAGTGCGGCAAGCGAACGGGTCGGCGTAATCGGCGCCGGTGCCTGGGGCACGGCACTGGCGCAGATGCTTGCATCGGACGGGCGCGAGGTGATCCTGTGGGCGCTGGAACCGGAACTGGTCGAGGCGATCAACCGGGACCGGCGCAACCCGCTCTACCTGCCGTCTGCCACGCTGGCCGACACGCTCAAGGCCACCGGCGATCTGGCCGATCTGGCCGCGTGCGAGACGGTGCTTGCCGTTACCCCGGCCCAGCATCTGGCACGGGTCCTGGGCGGGCTGGCACCGGCCCCGCGCGACCTCGTCCTGTGCAGCAAGGGGATCGAGGCAGGCAGTGGCCGGCTGATGAACCATGTCGCCAGCGAAGCCATGCCGCAGAGCGCCGTCGCCGTCCTGTCCGGCCCGACGTTCGCGCACGAGGTGGCCGCCGGATTGCCGACAGCGGTGACCCTCGCCTGCAGCGGCGGTCAGGCGCAATGGGCGCGGCTCGCCCCTGCCATCGCAAGGCCCGCGTTCCGGCCCTACTATTCCGACGACGTGACCGGGGCGGAAATCGGCGGCGCGGTCAAGAACGTCCTCGCGATTGCCTGCGGGGTGGTCGACGGGCTGGGCCTGGGGCAGAACGCCCGCGCCGCGTTGATTGCGCGCGGCTATGCCGAGATGCTGCGGTTCGGCGAGGCGCTGGGCGCGCGGGCAGAAACGCTGTCGGGCCTGTGCGGCCTCGGCGATCTCGTGCTGACCTGCTCCTCCACCGCCAGCCGCAACTTCTCGCTCGGCAAGGCGCTGGGCGAAGGCGGTTCGGCGGCCGCGCTGATGGCTGACCGGCGCACCGTGGCCGAGGGCGCGCATACTGCCCCGGTGCTGCGCGACCTCGCCCGCCAACACGGTGTCGACATGCCGATTGTCGCCGGTGTGACTGACCTGCTCGCCGGTGCCCCGGCCGTCGCCGTGGTCACCGCTCTGCTGAACCGCCCCTTGCGCGCCGAAAGCCACCCGGCAGCGTGA